One Neoarius graeffei isolate fNeoGra1 chromosome 16, fNeoGra1.pri, whole genome shotgun sequence DNA segment encodes these proteins:
- the nudt1 gene encoding oxidized purine nucleoside triphosphate hydrolase, translated as MFTRKLLTLVLVVQPGRVLLGMKKRGFGAGKWNGFGGKVHPGESIEQAARRELLEESGLTVDALYKIGNITFEFVGETELMDVHIFRADDYNGEPTESEEMRPQWFDIDKIPFSEMWADDIIWFPLMLQKKKFLGYFKFHGHDVILEQKLKEVQEL; from the exons GGTGGTACAGCCCGGCCGTGTGCTACTCGGCATGAAGAAACGTGGCTTCGGAGCGGGGAAATGGAACGGCTTCGGGGGCAAAGTTCATCCCGGAGAGAGCATAGAGCAAGCAGCAAGGCG AGAGCTGCTGGAGGAAAGCGGTCTCACTGTAGATGCGCTGTACAAGATCGGAAATATCACGTTCGAATTTGTTGGAGAGACGGAGCTGATGGACGTGCACATATTCCGAGCCGACGATTACAACGGCGAGCCGACAGAATCAGAAG AAATGCGGCCTCAGTGGTTTGATATCGACAAAATCCCCTTCAGTGAAATGTGGGCAGATGACATCATCTGGTTCCCTCTGATGCTGCAGAAGAAAAAGTTCTTGGGTTACTTCAAATTCCACGGCCATGATGTGATACTGGAACAAAAGCTGAAGGAGGTGCAGGAGCTTTGA